Sequence from the Neomonachus schauinslandi chromosome 9, ASM220157v2, whole genome shotgun sequence genome:
AAACACCTAATCATAAATATTAttacaaaaattttataaagttttaatggCTGTATGTAAAAATAGGTAACTTTAGTATGACAACACACTATATGGTGTTTAGTATCAAATCTTTTTCCCTAAAACTGTATTTAGTAACTTAATAGGTGTTAAAATATCTGTCAGTATTTGTCAACCATTATGAAGTCTTCACACAGGAATTGTGATTTGAATGAGGGTAACATTCTCACTATATAGCCTCAATACACTATATATTtagtaaaaggtaaaaatatgcctaaaaataaatatttccaacatATCTTTGAGTACTCAGTTTTCAAAAAATCAGTATcaactgaaatattaaatattaaaaccatGAACAGCTTAGCGTAGCTTGCTTTACCAGATCACATGGAAACTCAATGTAACTGAATTTCATCattcataaaacattaaaaaaatatttactaggtACCAATCACTGTCTAAAGCAATATAGATACATGGTTATAGATACAGACCTGTTCCCTGTTCTGGAGAGAGTAACCAAGGGGAGGGATCTATGTTAGGCATGGTGGTCTCAGAAGACTACTTTAAGGGGAGACATTTATACCAACCAGTTAAGTAAGCTCTAGAATTAGAGCTTTGAGCAAagaaaagagcattccaggcaaaaggGCCAGTGTAAACAGACACTGTGAAGTGAGAAAGAGTTTGTAAGTATTAAAGGTAGACCTTGGTGAAGGAAATTGACGAATAAAAGGGAGAAGATCTACACTGAGATTTTATAGAAAGGAAAACCAGAATTTTCAGGCCTAGtagattcctttttattgtcaacATAAAGCCGTTAATGtgttttgagaaagagaaggacaGGATCCAGCATACATTATAGTATGTTATACCTCTGTCCTCTTAAGTAGAGAATATAATGTAGCTAAAgggaaagcagagggaatagTTAATGGACTGTTTCAGGTAGGAAGCCTGAATTtattaataatacaaatattgaGTTTGTGGAATCTACAAAGACTTCCAAAGGCAATTAGAAGACCTAAAATTATTCATACATCTTGGAGACCAAGAtgtctttttataaatttttaaatgtctcagttttaaaaatattttaatattttgttttattatgaaaacttttatttgagtatagttgacataagtattacattagtttcaggtgtacacagtgatttgagaaattttatatattatgctgCTATGTTTACCAGAAGTATAActccatctgtcaccatacaacactactacaatatcattgactatattctttatgctgtgccttttattcctctGACTTGTTctttccataactgaaagccagTGTATCTCCCACtcaccttcacctattttgcccatccccctacctgcctcacctctggcaaccatcagtttgttctctgtatttatatatctaattttgctttttgttttttttgttcatttgtttcgttTTTggattccacacatgagtgaaatcacatggtatttgtctttctctgactcatttcacctaacataacaccctctaggtccatccatgttgttgcaaatgcaagatttcattctttttatggctgagtaatattccgttgtgtatatataccgtatcttccttatccattcatctagtgATGGACactggttgcttccatatcttggttattgtaaataatgcttcaataaatgtaggggtgcatatatcttgtcaaattagtattttaattttctttggttaaatacccagcagtggaattattggatcatattgtaattctattttaaattttttgaggaatctccatattgttttccttagtggctgtaccaattacattcccaccaaaagaacataagagttctttattctccacaccctcaccaacacttactatgTTTTGCCTTTTTGATTCTAGACATTCTGACAAATGTAAGCTGGATGATATGTcactgtgttttgatttgcatttccctaatgattagtcaTATTGGGCATCTTTGCATGAGTCTGTTGACCATATGTATGGCTTCCCTCAAAAGATATCTAtgcaggtcctctgcccatttttattcagatttttttttggtgttgagttgtatacattcttttttttttttttttaagattttatttatttatttgacagagacacagtgagagggaacacaagcagggggagtggaagagggagaagcaggcttcccgcggagcagggagcccaatgcagggctcaatcccaggaccctgggaccatgacctgagccgaaggcagacgcttaacgactgagccacccaggtgccccaagttgtatacattcttcatgtattttggacatcaaccccttatcagatatatcacttccaaatatcttcccccattcagtaggttacctttttgtATTGCTGAtggtgtcctttgctgtgcaaaagttttgaAATATACCTTGAATATCAAACTTACGTATTTTCCCTTCTTatcccctttttcttcctttttaagtatATCTGCCCTACTTGAGTTTGGCCCTAGACCATGTACTCCTAACAGTTcagctttattttgaaaaattctatgCATACCATCCTTACCAACTGATTTGGGTAATCAAGTCAGGACATCCAATATTGTTCTAATATTATCTTCCTAATTTCTGTATTAAAGAATCCTTTTCCTTCTTGCATCTCAAATACCACACTAAACTGAAAAAAcggcagaaatttttaaaagacttatttttcatggcaattcttttttttttaaaatactcttaaggcatttatttattaaaatgttctctGCCAAGATTTCACATTAGCTTAAAATTCAAATCAGTCTTTACATTTCTCTACTGAGGTTTCCACCTCAGAGTATCACATAAAAACACCTTCTCCAGCAATCAGTGTTACCAGCGTCCACACGGTGAGCCCCATGGTCAGCCTCTTTGTTCCCTAGGTGACCCAACTAATGTTAATACTGCTCTGCTACAGGGTAAAAGCTCCTAACTCAAACTCATTGGAAAAGGGGTGAAACTTCTGCAAAGTGCACTTTAAGAAGAGGTACTGTTTGCTCATGAAAAGAAACCAGTGAGTCCTCTAAGAATAATAAAAGGGGGTATTTTACAGTTAAGCACATGATTTGGAGTGAAGAATTCGGATGTTGCTCTGCTGGTCCAGGCCATTAATACTCTTCTTGTTCCTCCTGTGGGCCCCCTTCATCAGGTATCACAAAGCCTTCATCTGTGGCATACAGAATGTCCACGATCCTCTGCAATACTGGGTTGTTTTCCCCCTCGTTCTCCTGGCAAATCAATTCAATGTTCCTTAGCTTTCCAAAGTagaaatctctttctttctccaagtcTTCGACGGTAAGTTTCAATACGTTGACCTGCTGCATCAATTCAGCTGCTTCGTCATCCCTGTTGCCCACACCAGGATTCTTTCGCACCACACCCGGGCCAGCCTTAGGGGTTGCAGTAGTTCTGTGAGTTGCAATGGGCCTCTGTGGAGCTGCACTGCTAGAGCTGAGAGGTTTCTTCGGTTTGTTCAGAGCTGGAGCAACAAGGGAGGGAGCCACTGCAGTTTCTTGACCTTGTCTGGCAGCTACGGGGTCATAGTCTTTACCATCATAGTTTGCATCAAAAAACTTCTTGAACCACTGAACGAATTCAAAATTGTCCTGAAACTTTCCTTTTACTAATTTGTCCACAGGAATCATTTTGTCAACACCCATTCTCTTAAAACCTGCTTGTAGTATTTTGAAGTTCTGGATGTATTCATGTTCTAGCTTAGCCTGGAATTTCACTTTCTTCAAGGCAATGGAGCCAGGGAACACCATGTCCATAAACTGACAGTAGGCAGCCCCTGAGCACAACTGTTCGATCTTCGTCAGATTCAGCTGCAGAGACTCATTGATCCAGGCCAGCATGTCATGTCGACTTAGGTTATCACTGGTGACTGATGTTGAATATACGTTCACTGCCATCTTTGGCTCTCGGCGGGACCGCGTCCACGGCCTGTGCCCGGCTTCGGTTCCGTCTTCGTCTTGTTCCCATGGCAATTCTAATTGCTAGTGGCTGCGTGggtaaaataaatcttaaaaaatgttaactaaattgaatttattaaataaaaaaaaattcctaggcTCAGtcagaaagaatgagaaatcTATTAGGAATGTCTTCTATGGACTTTGGAAATGAATGTGGCACCACATTTATCATACATGTACTCCCCTCACTTTTTTGTAATCTTTTAAAGAGCATTCCAATTAAACAAACATGGAAGAGTTAAAGTAGGAGGAAACACAGAAAAATTTCTGTAGCAATGAACTCATGTGCAATCATACATTGTTACACTGCTAGcctttaatattttacttatctaCATTgtttactataaaaattttaCTATAGTTGCCTCCATGATCTCCCTTTCATAGTCTTGAGTCATAATCAAGTTCTACATAATTGTAAAGGACTAGAGAATTCTAAATCTTTAGAATGGTTGG
This genomic interval carries:
- the LOC110585328 gene encoding microtubule-associated protein RP/EB family member 1-like; amino-acid sequence: MAVNVYSTSVTSDNLSRHDMLAWINESLQLNLTKIEQLCSGAAYCQFMDMVFPGSIALKKVKFQAKLEHEYIQNFKILQAGFKRMGVDKMIPVDKLVKGKFQDNFEFVQWFKKFFDANYDGKDYDPVAARQGQETAVAPSLVAPALNKPKKPLSSSSAAPQRPIATHRTTATPKAGPGVVRKNPGVGNRDDEAAELMQQVNVLKLTVEDLEKERDFYFGKLRNIELICQENEGENNPVLQRIVDILYATDEGFVIPDEGGPQEEQEEY